In Acidobacteriota bacterium, one genomic interval encodes:
- a CDS encoding CHAT domain-containing protein: MSGAAREPIPPQPADLEIRVTTPWGRDGDRLHYTLQSPTGVAGFHARELEGRPVKQADRFQRQIMEQLELLDKGLDIEGHELHHQEIEEELISIGHWLYRQLWPAELRSLFRAVRPRIQSLLVVSDEPWIPWEMLHPAEEENDDFLCMQLSMSRWLTGEAPLSYQKSIQRFLSLSLPGDPRAPALKAGTTEGDILTHLRDTLPDLAGDALSDIDLYQLREHLREADFDLLHLAGHGKHDAQRPSEASIDVSFQRFRARHISGAIATNLARNRPFVFFNTCQSGRLGEGLSGMGGWAETWIRQCHGTAYLAPIWAVRDSQAKRFAELVYGQLAARTPLGEAVLRARTVLREEHPGSTAWLAYCLYGAPTARVEFGAGPFASHGNRATHPPRQQRPPAAEPRPSLARKRTSSRARAASLALLGATAFGLTLWMASSVSRIGEPDQPSADNQETAAPSQHEELSTLSQHKEPEETVVESPPDDPPEEKPSVDRAEAQKAAASLPHELPIPGRVAVVVLDGRSRQSDRNLVEAIRAVLADESPTVSTLAPSPPLTAVESLLQGDLSAIPDTGWVPWGAPYLLLATATHEPIPQASAHIKAVSLHLDVQMISTLDRTIAVRASSSHTGMGISTSAALQQAASRCLRKVTDLLD; encoded by the coding sequence TTGTCTGGCGCAGCGCGCGAACCGATCCCACCCCAGCCCGCCGACCTGGAAATCCGCGTCACCACTCCGTGGGGGCGAGATGGTGACCGCCTGCACTACACCCTGCAATCGCCGACCGGCGTCGCTGGTTTCCATGCACGAGAGCTGGAAGGGAGACCTGTCAAGCAAGCGGACCGCTTCCAGCGGCAGATCATGGAGCAGCTTGAGCTGCTCGACAAGGGTCTGGACATCGAGGGCCACGAACTCCACCACCAGGAAATCGAGGAAGAGCTGATCAGCATCGGCCATTGGCTCTACCGCCAGCTCTGGCCCGCCGAGCTGAGGAGTCTGTTCCGTGCCGTTCGTCCCCGCATCCAGTCCCTCCTGGTCGTCTCCGATGAGCCGTGGATTCCGTGGGAAATGCTCCACCCAGCGGAGGAAGAGAACGACGACTTCCTGTGCATGCAGCTCTCGATGAGCCGCTGGCTGACCGGCGAGGCACCGCTCTCATACCAGAAGTCCATCCAGCGTTTTCTGAGTCTCAGCCTGCCGGGCGATCCACGTGCTCCAGCCCTCAAAGCCGGCACCACCGAGGGCGACATTTTGACCCACCTGCGAGACACCTTGCCGGATCTCGCGGGTGATGCACTGTCGGATATCGACCTCTATCAGCTTCGCGAACACCTGCGCGAGGCGGACTTCGATCTCCTCCACCTTGCCGGTCATGGCAAACACGATGCCCAGCGACCCAGCGAGGCCAGCATCGACGTGAGCTTTCAAAGGTTCCGGGCGCGACACATTTCCGGCGCGATCGCCACGAACCTGGCGCGGAATCGACCCTTCGTCTTCTTCAATACCTGCCAATCCGGTCGCCTCGGAGAAGGGCTCAGTGGAATGGGCGGCTGGGCGGAAACCTGGATTCGTCAATGTCACGGCACCGCCTATCTGGCTCCCATATGGGCCGTTCGAGATTCCCAGGCGAAACGCTTCGCCGAGCTGGTCTATGGGCAGCTTGCCGCCCGCACACCACTCGGGGAGGCGGTGCTTCGGGCTCGCACAGTTCTGCGTGAAGAACATCCCGGCAGTACCGCCTGGCTCGCCTACTGCCTCTACGGGGCGCCCACGGCGCGTGTTGAATTCGGCGCCGGTCCCTTCGCATCCCACGGAAATCGGGCGACCCATCCCCCCAGGCAGCAGCGGCCTCCGGCGGCCGAGCCACGACCTTCGCTCGCAAGGAAACGAACGAGCTCGCGAGCGAGGGCCGCCAGCCTCGCGCTTCTCGGGGCAACCGCCTTCGGCTTGACTCTCTGGATGGCTTCGTCGGTATCGAGAATCGGCGAACCGGATCAGCCATCGGCGGACAACCAAGAGACCGCAGCCCCTTCGCAGCACGAAGAACTTTCAACCCTTTCACAGCACAAAGAACCTGAAGAGACTGTGGTCGAGTCGCCACCGGATGATCCGCCCGAGGAGAAACCATCGGTCGATCGCGCCGAAGCCCAGAAAGCGGCTGCATCCCTCCCCCACGAGCTGCCCATTCCAGGGAGGGTCGCGGTGGTCGTTCTCGACGGCAGAAGCCGGCAGTCCGACCGCAACCTCGTCGAGGCGATTCGCGCCGTCCTGGCGGACGAATCTCCCACCGTTTCGACGTTGGCACCGTCTCCGCCGCTCACCGCCGTGGAATCCCTCCTCCAAGGAGACCTTTCCGCTATCCCCGACACCGGCTGGGTTCCCTGGGGAGCACCCTATCTTCTGCTCGCAACGGCAACGCACGAGCCGA